One genomic window of Halorhabdus sp. CBA1104 includes the following:
- a CDS encoding VWA domain-containing protein, with product MSDKESGNDELDLSTMSLDRRRVLQLAGAGAFGSTTLVSEAIAANGNLNVDVRQIVARTDPKFPTVKVYASVTDSNNNPVTGLSSSAFSVAEDGTTQSIESLVAPESSNTSDVSVSIVIDRSGSMAGTKISDARAAAKDFVQQFQVEDEGQIIAFHDTIEFKERWSKDESELTGAIDTISAGGGTNLWGATKRGVEQAAPRVGRSAVVVLTDGKNTKSTTLNEAITAAQESNVPVYTIGLGSDADESDLQTLANDTGGTYHFAPDSSDLATIYDRISQSIADEYEITYETTNTATDGTIRDVTVTANYNGDSGSDTGTYEAPCAPLPTARFDSPPTSAVVGQPVSFDGSPSTPNGGSLVAYMWDFDNNGVTDATGEQATHTYTSAGTYEARLTVEKMCGARDVAVTEEFTVTQGNYDLSITSVNDPINAGETLEVEATVTNISNETKTDVVSLYDFDGNQITPAASIHLGAGESTDVSLTWNTQTSDSGTDEITVKVGQVSVTETVTIEESEAGGEVQITNPRLVQTVENTRIGNSETADDSEIGDAPNDIEATDPDLVEGRKTAVVFDLESNQELTFESNVEVTVTEDSTGSPQTHTTELHGEVLNEVVSGSSLLDEFARRPLSFADGPDDVIVDRFESPYPTFDATTSLSSVELSVNPKDSAIERKSVSLSSADFSVTDMPTLDIGFTVVHDKNNERDYGTVAEEQYQQKVKEWVRYAQRVAPTSQVNWYRKPHAEGLQAGAIPGPPEYVPGSASAEIAAISADMTAAQLSIDQSFVTGLDTDQIGSVTDGFVNENDNPDINGFDVTIAVVPDDYFAVVRDKPDTTGLHINSPLGTGMLQPRIAAMATIDAREDTVIHEAGHHFLGEPFDGQLAKDEGDGQGPMHMQGDIVSTKFNTELDFSSSFIERNTPSYMSYEPDPWADAVTTRLLMEDDGPFKPTPPHNPVNKHPDASTFSAVGQIKSDGFEFSILQETNAKVRTTGADSGVAVQVKDADGSTITEQTVPTKAKAVARNGETTVVDGVIIGHIAYPEETSEVEFTADDPEGSGQVSTTINDDDIQKPAGPEPELPADIARFDTDNDGNIEVGEVLDAISAYNEGEPIGGEQVSIREVLDLISAYTTN from the coding sequence ATGTCGGACAAAGAGTCTGGCAACGACGAACTCGATTTGTCGACGATGTCGCTCGATCGCCGTCGCGTGTTGCAACTCGCCGGGGCGGGGGCGTTCGGATCCACGACGCTCGTTTCGGAGGCTATCGCCGCCAACGGCAATCTGAACGTCGACGTACGACAGATCGTCGCCAGAACGGACCCAAAGTTCCCCACGGTGAAGGTATACGCGAGCGTTACTGATTCGAACAACAATCCGGTCACGGGCCTCTCGTCAAGTGCCTTTTCGGTCGCAGAGGACGGTACTACGCAGTCGATTGAGTCGCTTGTTGCGCCTGAAAGTAGCAACACTTCGGACGTTAGCGTCTCGATCGTCATCGATCGCAGTGGCAGTATGGCTGGGACGAAAATCAGCGATGCCCGTGCCGCTGCAAAAGACTTCGTCCAACAATTCCAGGTTGAGGACGAAGGGCAGATCATTGCCTTTCACGACACGATTGAGTTCAAAGAACGTTGGTCGAAGGACGAATCGGAGTTGACTGGTGCTATCGACACGATCAGTGCCGGCGGAGGGACGAATCTCTGGGGGGCCACGAAGAGGGGTGTCGAACAAGCTGCTCCACGTGTCGGACGATCGGCTGTCGTCGTTCTCACAGATGGCAAAAACACAAAATCAACGACGTTGAACGAGGCAATCACCGCTGCCCAGGAGAGCAACGTCCCAGTGTATACGATCGGACTCGGTTCAGACGCTGACGAATCTGATCTACAGACGCTTGCGAACGACACTGGCGGCACCTATCATTTCGCACCGGACAGCTCGGATCTTGCGACGATTTACGATCGTATCAGTCAGAGCATCGCCGACGAGTACGAGATTACTTACGAGACGACGAACACCGCGACTGACGGAACCATCCGGGACGTCACGGTCACAGCGAACTATAACGGCGATAGCGGCTCTGACACTGGAACGTACGAGGCCCCGTGTGCGCCGCTTCCGACGGCACGGTTCGATAGCCCTCCGACGAGCGCGGTCGTCGGACAGCCCGTCTCGTTCGATGGGTCACCGAGTACCCCCAACGGTGGCAGTTTAGTCGCCTACATGTGGGACTTCGATAACAACGGCGTGACTGATGCGACCGGCGAGCAAGCGACGCACACGTATACGTCGGCCGGAACCTACGAAGCTCGATTGACTGTCGAGAAAATGTGTGGGGCACGAGACGTCGCCGTGACTGAGGAGTTCACTGTCACGCAGGGTAACTACGATCTCTCGATCACGTCAGTGAACGATCCGATCAACGCCGGTGAGACACTCGAAGTTGAGGCAACAGTGACCAACATTTCGAACGAGACGAAGACCGATGTCGTTTCACTCTACGATTTCGATGGTAATCAGATCACTCCTGCTGCATCTATTCACCTCGGTGCCGGTGAATCGACGGACGTTTCGCTCACATGGAACACACAGACCAGTGATTCCGGAACAGATGAAATCACCGTGAAAGTAGGGCAAGTTTCTGTCACTGAAACAGTGACTATTGAAGAGAGTGAGGCTGGAGGGGAAGTACAGATCACTAACCCGAGATTAGTGCAGACCGTAGAGAACACGCGTATTGGCAACTCGGAAACAGCGGACGATTCGGAGATAGGGGATGCACCGAATGATATCGAAGCCACAGACCCTGATTTAGTAGAGGGTCGTAAGACTGCAGTCGTTTTTGACCTCGAATCGAATCAGGAACTGACTTTCGAAAGCAATGTTGAAGTAACAGTCACGGAGGATTCGACTGGAAGTCCTCAAACACACACTACAGAACTCCATGGGGAAGTTCTCAATGAGGTCGTTTCAGGCTCGTCACTTCTTGATGAGTTCGCTCGTCGCCCACTGTCGTTCGCTGATGGCCCTGATGATGTGATCGTGGATCGGTTTGAAAGCCCCTACCCTACCTTTGATGCGACGACTTCTTTGTCGTCAGTTGAATTGAGTGTCAACCCGAAAGATTCGGCTATCGAGAGGAAATCTGTGTCACTCTCGTCGGCAGATTTCAGTGTTACTGACATGCCGACGTTAGATATCGGATTTACAGTAGTTCACGATAAGAACAACGAGCGGGATTATGGGACAGTTGCTGAAGAGCAGTATCAGCAAAAAGTCAAAGAATGGGTGCGATATGCACAACGTGTCGCACCGACATCACAAGTTAATTGGTATCGAAAGCCCCATGCAGAGGGCCTCCAAGCAGGTGCGATCCCTGGTCCCCCGGAATACGTTCCGGGAAGCGCAAGTGCGGAGATCGCTGCAATTTCGGCGGATATGACCGCAGCCCAACTTTCGATTGATCAGAGCTTTGTCACTGGGCTTGACACGGATCAGATCGGAAGTGTGACTGATGGGTTTGTGAACGAAAACGACAATCCAGATATTAACGGGTTTGACGTCACCATTGCGGTAGTCCCGGATGATTACTTTGCCGTGGTACGCGACAAGCCAGATACAACGGGTCTACACATAAACTCCCCTCTGGGAACGGGGATGCTTCAGCCGAGAATTGCGGCAATGGCAACGATTGATGCCCGTGAAGATACTGTCATTCATGAAGCTGGGCATCACTTCCTGGGCGAGCCATTTGATGGACAACTAGCCAAGGATGAGGGAGATGGACAGGGTCCTATGCACATGCAAGGGGATATCGTATCGACAAAGTTCAACACAGAATTAGATTTTTCCTCCAGCTTTATTGAACGGAATACTCCTTCGTATATGTCATATGAACCTGATCCTTGGGCCGATGCAGTGACAACCCGTTTGTTGATGGAAGATGACGGTCCTTTTAAGCCTACGCCGCCACATAACCCGGTCAATAAACACCCGGACGCTTCGACGTTCTCTGCCGTCGGTCAAATCAAAAGTGATGGGTTTGAATTCTCGATACTTCAAGAGACTAACGCGAAGGTGAGAACAACGGGTGCTGATAGCGGAGTGGCAGTCCAAGTCAAAGATGCTGATGGGTCTACGATCACCGAGCAGACAGTACCAACTAAAGCGAAGGCAGTGGCTCGGAACGGAGAAACCACTGTTGTTGATGGTGTCATAATCGGACACATTGCGTATCCTGAGGAGACATCGGAAGTTGAATTCACTGCTGACGATCCAGAAGGGTCTGGGCAAGTTTCTACAACCATCAACGACGATGATATTCAGAAACCTGCTGGGCCTGAACCCGAACTACCTGCCGATATCGCTCGGTTTGACACGGATAACGACGGGAATATCGAGGTCGGAGAGGTTCTTGATGCGATA
- a CDS encoding BGTF surface domain-containing protein, producing MTQLPSKLTAVGLTLLMVLSVLAVPVAAQPSATLTASDAPDSVSPGQTFDVTYTLTNNGDEAASSGAIEVSLPDGVSVENVEGAGSGSPTRFFLSPPAAGESVDVTYTFAVASDASGDLSIDAEATLGDSSSTATTDVTVQADDGGDGDDGDESTGVDADAEFTKEQLNNNPVVFQGQVVAVSGFNGLDEVQLRSGSPDDGSFEEYLTPNDNGIVTVDTSEYGDSLFIRAQGTNYGPFEVGTQNVDFEFAEDTVNQGASTTLDFTDDNRGAAVAVDVSADGLDEDDLLSIFPSATEGAEADDGTVRVADFTEEESRDANFDGIDTGDYEFAISVVDTTAEDTASITVESSSVGQAQFTQTVFEEERGDVADMVVEFTGDGETANITLGSEEAGYMANLEVADGNDDDQVTVEWNTYTANGAGEFSVAEGDDSLTVNSIETDIGGGPDDVIETGNYDLEADGPDADTDVETVSTVSVQPRSTDGASLWTAPRDTDFEEVDDITSAIDEGTLTQDSSIAAQDKLVVQLEASGLEGGLAEYDSFVDFVSSSDAVSMAVEQTNPVMNSQPKTIPLDDNGVSTITNADDNEYFIVFDLSTAGPNGTPSDFDTRDEYETKFTVNENEDGLAESDQTVSAAWDYDARTATVDTGENDMVQVSAASDQVVSGTTTVAAGSEISLRVRSTSDAESFLFPATTTVEAGENGQNVWSHSFDFSEKKTDTSFTINVRDSQSTQLTDGKVDGKIVAAPTASVTFDDQETTSGEIVVLSSAELSRGGFVAIHNADGDIVGTTGYLNAGEEHTNVRVLLNEPMSEGAELTAMPHMDEDNNAQFDASTDGPYMADGSPVTDSAQVALPTETATETATETATETATETATETATETATETETATMTETETETETTTTSGPGFTAVLAVLALIGAALLAVRRDQ from the coding sequence ATGACACAGCTACCATCGAAGCTCACGGCAGTCGGCCTGACACTGCTGATGGTGCTTTCGGTCCTCGCAGTGCCCGTCGCGGCACAGCCGTCAGCCACCCTCACAGCGTCAGATGCGCCGGACTCCGTGAGTCCCGGACAGACGTTTGACGTAACGTATACATTGACTAACAACGGTGACGAAGCAGCCAGTAGTGGCGCTATCGAAGTCTCGCTTCCCGACGGAGTCTCCGTCGAGAACGTGGAAGGAGCCGGATCGGGATCGCCCACCCGGTTCTTCCTGAGTCCGCCTGCTGCAGGCGAATCGGTTGACGTAACCTACACGTTCGCCGTCGCGAGCGACGCGAGCGGCGACCTTAGCATCGACGCGGAAGCCACGCTCGGCGACAGCTCCAGCACCGCCACGACCGACGTCACTGTCCAAGCGGACGACGGTGGCGACGGTGACGACGGTGACGAATCCACGGGGGTCGACGCCGACGCTGAATTCACGAAAGAGCAGCTGAACAACAACCCCGTCGTCTTCCAGGGACAGGTCGTTGCAGTGTCCGGATTCAACGGGCTCGATGAGGTTCAGCTCCGCTCGGGCAGCCCCGACGATGGCTCTTTCGAGGAGTACCTCACTCCGAACGATAATGGCATTGTCACCGTCGATACGTCCGAATACGGTGACAGCCTCTTCATCCGCGCACAGGGAACGAACTACGGTCCCTTCGAGGTTGGCACGCAGAACGTCGACTTCGAGTTCGCAGAGGACACGGTGAACCAGGGCGCCTCGACGACGCTCGACTTCACTGACGACAACCGCGGCGCTGCCGTCGCAGTTGACGTGAGTGCAGACGGGCTCGACGAGGACGATCTCCTGTCGATCTTCCCCAGCGCGACCGAAGGCGCTGAGGCGGACGACGGAACGGTCCGAGTCGCTGACTTCACCGAAGAGGAGAGCCGCGATGCGAACTTCGACGGCATCGACACCGGTGACTACGAATTCGCGATCTCGGTCGTTGACACGACCGCAGAAGACACGGCTTCGATCACGGTCGAATCGTCGAGTGTCGGTCAGGCTCAGTTCACCCAGACCGTCTTCGAGGAAGAGCGTGGTGACGTCGCTGACATGGTCGTCGAGTTCACCGGTGACGGTGAAACGGCGAACATCACGCTCGGTAGCGAAGAAGCTGGCTACATGGCGAACCTCGAAGTAGCAGACGGTAACGACGACGATCAGGTCACGGTTGAGTGGAACACCTACACCGCTAACGGAGCCGGTGAATTCTCTGTTGCAGAAGGTGATGACTCCCTGACCGTCAACTCCATCGAGACAGATATCGGTGGTGGCCCTGACGACGTCATCGAAACGGGCAACTACGACCTTGAGGCAGACGGTCCTGACGCAGACACGGATGTCGAGACTGTCTCCACGGTGTCGGTCCAACCGCGCTCGACCGACGGAGCAAGCCTCTGGACTGCGCCCCGAGATACTGACTTCGAAGAGGTCGACGACATCACGAGTGCGATTGACGAGGGTACGCTGACGCAGGACTCCTCGATCGCCGCACAGGACAAACTCGTCGTCCAACTCGAGGCAAGCGGCCTCGAAGGCGGTCTCGCTGAGTACGACTCGTTCGTTGACTTCGTCAGCAGTTCGGATGCCGTCTCGATGGCAGTCGAACAGACGAACCCCGTCATGAACTCCCAGCCGAAGACGATCCCGCTCGACGACAACGGCGTGTCGACGATCACCAACGCCGATGACAACGAGTACTTCATCGTCTTCGATCTGTCGACCGCTGGGCCCAACGGAACGCCGAGTGACTTCGACACGCGTGACGAGTACGAAACGAAGTTCACAGTCAACGAGAACGAAGACGGACTGGCCGAAAGCGATCAGACCGTCAGCGCCGCGTGGGACTACGATGCCCGCACGGCCACCGTTGACACGGGCGAAAATGATATGGTGCAGGTATCAGCTGCCTCCGACCAGGTAGTCTCCGGGACCACCACGGTCGCAGCTGGTTCCGAGATCAGCCTTCGCGTGCGGAGTACGTCAGACGCTGAGTCCTTCCTCTTCCCAGCAACGACAACTGTCGAAGCTGGTGAGAACGGACAGAACGTCTGGTCACACAGCTTCGACTTCAGTGAGAAGAAAACGGACACGTCCTTTACGATCAATGTCCGCGACTCTCAGTCCACGCAGCTGACTGACGGAAAAGTCGATGGCAAAATCGTCGCAGCACCGACTGCGTCGGTCACCTTCGACGACCAAGAGACGACCAGCGGTGAAATCGTCGTCCTGTCGTCCGCTGAGCTCAGCCGCGGAGGCTTCGTCGCCATCCACAACGCTGACGGCGACATCGTCGGCACGACTGGATACCTCAACGCCGGCGAAGAGCACACCAACGTGCGCGTGCTCCTCAACGAGCCGATGTCGGAGGGTGCTGAACTCACCGCCATGCCGCACATGGATGAGGACAACAACGCGCAGTTCGATGCGAGCACCGACGGCCCGTACATGGCCGATGGCTCGCCCGTGACGGACTCCGCGCAGGTCGCGCTCCCGACAGAGACCGCGACGGAAACGGCAACCGAGACGGCAACCGAGACGGCAACCGAGACGGCAACCGAGACGGCAACCGAGACGGCAACCGAGACGGAGACCGCAACCATGACGGAAACCGAAACGGAAACCGAGACGACCACCACTAGCGGGCCTGGCTTCACGGCTGTGCTCGCTGTGCTGGCGCTGATCGGCGCTGCACTGCTCGCGGTCCGCCGCGACCAGTAA
- a CDS encoding CheF family chemotaxis protein, whose amino-acid sequence MSEGERKLMDDRGQFLEAVQNGRDVQDADWTQCRIVITTARIVLVTDEKRTIPLDAISDVGGRYDVNQNAAGVASYVTVRIENDDVLLLRAPEQDEFETDLYRAFIDNTILYVQHPAVKGGVVQGTEWQRAKVKLTDGAIQLAIEDGQYVTIGRDDIGDVESDDQQVNGTERRVFEVEHTDEDGTSVETHLTGEAKQVTILQEVLQEGAERNQANLDLSPVEQQVIMALHSGVSPFDLPDFVETDVEEVEEIFDRLIELDVIETVRERTEVEMTSRGRQVASEEMGNQ is encoded by the coding sequence ATGAGTGAAGGCGAACGGAAATTGATGGACGACCGGGGCCAGTTTCTGGAAGCAGTCCAGAATGGGCGTGACGTCCAGGACGCCGACTGGACGCAATGTCGGATCGTGATTACGACGGCCCGGATCGTCCTCGTCACCGACGAGAAGCGGACGATTCCACTGGACGCGATCAGCGATGTCGGTGGCCGATACGACGTCAACCAGAACGCAGCCGGCGTCGCCAGTTACGTGACCGTGCGAATCGAAAACGACGACGTCCTCCTCCTGCGCGCCCCGGAACAAGACGAGTTCGAGACCGATCTCTATCGCGCCTTCATCGACAACACGATCCTGTACGTCCAGCACCCGGCAGTCAAAGGCGGCGTCGTACAGGGGACCGAATGGCAGCGGGCGAAGGTGAAACTCACCGACGGAGCGATCCAACTGGCGATAGAAGATGGCCAGTACGTCACGATCGGCCGGGACGATATCGGCGACGTCGAGAGCGACGACCAGCAGGTCAATGGGACAGAACGGCGCGTGTTCGAGGTCGAGCATACCGACGAAGACGGCACGAGTGTCGAGACCCACCTCACGGGCGAGGCCAAGCAGGTCACGATTCTTCAAGAGGTACTCCAAGAGGGTGCAGAACGCAACCAGGCGAATCTCGACCTTTCTCCGGTCGAACAGCAAGTTATCATGGCGCTGCACTCGGGTGTCTCCCCGTTCGATCTGCCGGATTTCGTCGAGACGGATGTCGAAGAGGTCGAAGAGATCTTCGACCGGTTGATCGAACTCGACGTCATCGAGACGGTTCGGGAACGGACGGAAGTCGAGATGACCTCGCGAGGGCGCCAGGTTGCAAGCGAAGAGATGGGCAATCAGTAG
- a CDS encoding sugar phosphate nucleotidyltransferase, producing MSRQTAVVLAAGEGTRLRPLTRNRPKPMLPAGNRPILEHVLDGLVETGVEEIVLVVGYKRDRVQNHFGPSYRGRPITYVRQDKQLGSGHALLEAKAAVGGSFLVVNGDTLIDPSIVQAVSTAFETSQALGTLAVLDGPNPHEYGAVEVDGEIVTDIVEKPDADDYRLINAGVYAFEQDIFDIIESTPRTHGELGLTEPLSHVLEDERIEAVETDGSWVDATYPWDLLELTGEVLRRGISALPEQRRGVWIADSARVHETATVRPPAVIGPDSEVGPGAVLGPTVALGRNVTVEANATVGRSVLDDDTRVGPGSTLLDTVTGQNVQVGAGSVVPGGPGSVEVGDEIFRDRPLGALLADRVQADGGVTVDPGTLVGPNAYLATGVTVSGRVPANAEVRR from the coding sequence ATGAGCAGGCAGACGGCAGTCGTCCTCGCGGCCGGCGAAGGGACCCGACTGCGCCCGCTGACGCGCAACCGGCCAAAACCAATGTTACCGGCGGGAAACCGCCCGATCCTCGAACACGTTCTGGATGGGCTCGTCGAGACGGGGGTCGAAGAGATCGTCCTCGTCGTCGGGTACAAACGCGACCGGGTCCAAAATCACTTCGGCCCCAGCTATCGCGGTCGGCCGATTACCTACGTTCGACAGGACAAACAACTCGGGAGCGGGCACGCGCTCTTAGAAGCGAAAGCGGCTGTCGGAGGGTCGTTCCTCGTCGTCAACGGCGATACGCTGATCGATCCGTCGATCGTCCAAGCTGTCAGTACTGCCTTCGAGACCAGTCAGGCACTCGGGACACTGGCCGTCTTGGACGGTCCGAATCCCCACGAGTACGGTGCCGTCGAAGTCGACGGAGAAATAGTCACTGATATTGTCGAAAAGCCCGACGCCGACGACTATCGACTGATCAACGCAGGCGTCTATGCGTTCGAACAGGATATTTTCGACATCATCGAATCGACGCCCCGGACCCACGGTGAACTGGGCCTGACCGAGCCCCTCAGTCACGTACTCGAGGACGAACGAATAGAGGCAGTCGAAACGGACGGGAGTTGGGTCGACGCCACGTATCCGTGGGATCTCCTCGAGTTGACAGGGGAAGTGTTGAGAAGAGGTATCTCCGCTCTCCCCGAGCAAAGACGGGGTGTCTGGATCGCAGACAGCGCCCGCGTCCACGAAACGGCGACTGTCCGGCCACCGGCGGTGATTGGCCCGGACAGCGAAGTCGGGCCAGGCGCAGTGCTCGGGCCGACAGTGGCACTCGGCCGGAACGTTACCGTGGAAGCGAACGCGACAGTCGGTCGGTCCGTCCTCGATGACGATACGCGCGTCGGCCCCGGTAGCACGCTACTCGACACCGTCACCGGCCAGAACGTGCAAGTGGGGGCTGGCAGCGTCGTCCCTGGCGGTCCCGGATCGGTCGAGGTCGGCGACGAAATCTTCCGTGATCGGCCGCTCGGTGCGCTGCTTGCCGACCGTGTACAGGCCGACGGCGGGGTGACAGTCGATCCCGGCACGCTGGTCGGGCCGAATGCCTATCTGGCAACCGGCGTCACCGTCAGCGGTCGCGTGCCCGCAAACGCGGAGGTGCGTCGGTAA
- the glmS gene encoding glutamine--fructose-6-phosphate transaminase (isomerizing) translates to MCGIIGCVGHGADTTDVLLEGLSTLEYRGYDSAGVAVANGSVDVVKQAGTIDELVATVQGNTPDGAVGIGHTRWSTHGPPTDENAHPHVDCTGDVAVVHNGIIENYQALREQLEAEGHTFESDTDTEVVPHLIETELAGGDAPEAAVRRAVDHLEGSFAVAAVISGCDAIFAARHDSPLVLGLDETAGGDHHYYLASDVPAFREHTDRVVYLNDGEFTRLEPDGWTVTTLAGEPVEKAVDTVEWDPEETGKAGYDHFMQKEINEQPRALRQCLSERVDELDGTVDIGDLAYLNPHGVHLVAAGTSYHAALYGAQLFRAAGVPAQAYLAHEYATGTPPIGDELVIGVTQSGETADTLSALRGARARGARTLAVTNVVGSTAARECDDAFYIKAGPEIGVAATKTFASQLVALNTLSIGMAPSKDDREAIAALRDVPADVQQVLDESNVAAVAEQYLDSEAYFFIGRGHQYPVALEGALKMKEITYKHAEGFAAGELKHGPLALVTSETPVFAVVTGEDERAQKTIGNVKEVEARGAPVVAVTDGVSDVSRYADHVLSIPESSPQTAAVVANVQLQLAAYHTAAKLGRPIDKPRNLAKSVTVE, encoded by the coding sequence ATGTGTGGGATCATCGGGTGCGTGGGCCACGGCGCCGACACGACCGACGTGTTGCTCGAAGGACTCTCGACCCTGGAGTACCGTGGATACGACTCGGCAGGCGTCGCCGTCGCCAACGGCAGTGTCGATGTCGTCAAACAGGCAGGGACGATCGACGAGCTCGTTGCGACCGTGCAAGGAAACACGCCGGACGGAGCGGTCGGGATCGGCCATACGCGCTGGAGTACCCACGGTCCGCCGACCGACGAGAACGCCCATCCCCACGTCGACTGTACTGGCGACGTCGCCGTTGTCCACAATGGAATCATCGAGAACTACCAGGCACTGCGGGAGCAACTCGAGGCCGAGGGCCACACCTTCGAGAGCGACACTGACACCGAAGTTGTGCCCCATCTGATCGAGACGGAACTCGCGGGCGGGGACGCACCCGAGGCGGCCGTCAGGCGGGCCGTCGATCACCTGGAGGGGAGCTTCGCTGTAGCGGCCGTGATCAGTGGGTGTGACGCGATCTTTGCCGCCAGACACGACTCGCCGCTCGTACTGGGACTCGACGAGACTGCGGGGGGCGACCACCATTATTACCTGGCCAGTGACGTCCCGGCGTTCCGAGAACACACTGATCGGGTGGTGTACCTGAACGACGGCGAGTTCACTCGTCTCGAACCCGACGGGTGGACCGTGACGACCCTGGCCGGCGAGCCCGTCGAGAAGGCCGTCGATACCGTCGAGTGGGATCCCGAGGAGACGGGCAAAGCCGGCTACGACCACTTCATGCAAAAGGAGATCAACGAGCAACCCAGGGCGTTGCGACAGTGTCTTTCGGAACGAGTCGACGAACTCGACGGTACGGTCGATATCGGTGATCTGGCGTATCTCAACCCACATGGCGTCCACCTCGTCGCCGCGGGAACGAGCTACCACGCGGCGCTGTACGGCGCGCAGTTGTTCCGGGCCGCAGGCGTTCCGGCCCAGGCGTACCTGGCTCACGAATATGCGACCGGGACGCCACCGATCGGTGACGAACTGGTGATCGGGGTGACCCAGAGTGGGGAGACAGCCGATACGCTGTCGGCACTGCGTGGGGCACGCGCCCGCGGTGCGCGGACACTCGCAGTGACGAACGTCGTCGGGTCGACCGCCGCCCGGGAGTGTGACGATGCCTTCTACATCAAAGCCGGCCCGGAGATCGGCGTCGCCGCGACCAAGACCTTCGCCTCCCAGCTCGTGGCGCTGAACACACTGTCGATCGGCATGGCCCCAAGCAAGGACGATCGAGAGGCGATCGCGGCGTTGCGGGACGTCCCCGCTGACGTCCAGCAAGTCCTCGATGAGTCCAACGTAGCGGCCGTCGCCGAACAGTATCTCGACAGCGAGGCCTATTTCTTCATCGGGCGTGGCCACCAGTATCCGGTCGCCCTGGAAGGGGCACTGAAGATGAAAGAGATCACGTACAAACACGCCGAAGGGTTTGCGGCCGGGGAGTTGAAACACGGCCCCCTGGCGCTCGTAACGAGTGAGACACCCGTCTTCGCCGTGGTGACCGGTGAGGACGAACGCGCCCAAAAGACGATCGGGAACGTCAAAGAGGTCGAAGCGCGGGGCGCGCCCGTCGTCGCAGTAACCGACGGGGTGAGCGACGTCTCCCGGTACGCCGATCACGTCCTCTCGATTCCCGAAAGCTCGCCCCAGACCGCGGCCGTGGTAGCGAACGTCCAGCTCCAGCTTGCGGCCTACCACACCGCCGCGAAACTGGGCCGGCCGATCGACAAACCGCGGAACCTGGCCAAGAGCGTAACTGTGGAGTAG